A window of Gloeocapsa sp. PCC 73106 genomic DNA:
TAATACGGGAGACTTTCGCTTGTTAGATCGTCGAGTAGTAGAAGCGCTTAAAAAAATGCCAGAAAGAACTCGTTTCATGAAGGGATTATTCGCTTGGGTTGGTTTTAAACAAACAGCGATTTTTTTTGAACGTCACCCCCGCAATGGAGGCAAAACTACTTGGAATTATTGGCGCTTATGGAATTTAGCGATCGAAGGTATTACTTCTTTTAGTTCGGTACCTTTGAAAATTTGGAGTTATCTAGGCTTATTGATCTCTTGTTTCTCTTTTATCTATGCCAGTTTTTTGATCATTCGTACTCTTATTCTGGGTATCGATGTTCCCGGTTACGCTTCGATCATCGTCGCCATTCTCTTTTTAGGAGGTATCCAATTAATTAGTTTAGGGATTATTGGGGAGTATCTCAGCCGCGTCTACGAAGAGGTTAAGCAACGTCCCCTCTATTTGGTGCGAGATTATTATGGTTTAACTCCCCCTTTTTCAAGAGACAGGGGAGAGTAAAAGTGCGTTAAGATTTAGTAAATTCTAAACCACTTTCTTCGGCATAGCGGGCCATAAAACGCATGAAGCGCTCCCATTGTTCGGGTGTTTTCATGACGTAGATTGCTTCTAAAGCTTGAGCTTTGCCATTGACAAATTTACCCTTAACTTCTCGGGTGATTATCTCTCCTTCTTCGTCCACTAGATACATTCCTGTTATTTCTTCTGTATTGTCGCTATCAAGGGCTTTAGGTAAGTCGAAATAAAAGGTAGCGGTACCACTTTGACCGTTGGCGGAACGTGTTAAGCGCACGTTGGGAATAGTCTCTTCTATGATACCTTGAGTAAATTGGATATGAGCCATACTGTTATCTTTGTTGTTATTGGTTTTTTTATCTTCTCACACAAACTGACCCTATGGATAAGACTATATGCTGCTTGAAGTTGAGGTTCATACTTCCCTAAGAGCTTATCTGAGAGAACATAGTGAGATGAATTGGCCCCATTATCTAACGATGGCGCGTCTAATCGCTCGCACACTGCGTTTAGGACGTTCTACTTTAATTCAAACGGGAACAGAGGTTAAACGCTATAGTATAAGTTATTTAATACCCGCTTTACTTAGTCGGGAAGCCGTTTTATTAGTTTTACCCGAAGCTTGGCAACAGCAATATTTAGAGAGGGAAATCCCTCAACTGCAAAAGTGGTTAAAAACCGATAAAACGGTGATTAAAGGGGATAAATGGTTCAATTATGCTGGTTTTTCCGGTTTGATTGTTACCTCTCCTCAACTCTGGTTGAGCGATCGCCTACACAACCAAGGTCTTTTTCCTTCCTCTGTACCCACTTTAATCGATCAAGGGGGAGATTTAGAAACCTGGGCGCGTCAACAACTGACTTTTAATCTTACACCTCAAGATTGGTGGCAACAGCAGCAACGGTCTCCATCTCAACAAGGGGCGATCGCTACTTTGAGAATGGATATTACCCAAAAGCTCTATCAAAATCCTGTCAATCCCTACAATTGTTACGCTCTAGATCAGATGATTCAGGAACAATTACAGGCAATCTGTGCTAATTTGGAGGCTGACGCTTCATTATCTCCAGCTTTTGCTTGTTTTTGGCACCAATGGCAACAACCAGAACAGATTCTCTGGGCTTCTTTAGATAGAAGTACGGGAAAGTTTCAGTTATATTTGGCGCCTAATTCTGTGGCTGAATCTTTGAGTCGTGTCTGGTTACAACAGCCTATAGTAATTATGGATCGGTTTTTAGATAAGGAAGTAGACGCTTCTCTGTATCGTGCTGCTTTGGGTTTAGAAAGTCTGCTTTGTTTACATTTTAGACCTGATCGCCAGAGTCAATCGATTCAATTATATTCCCCCGATCGCTTTCCTTTTCCCAATACGCCTCAATTTCAACCCGCACTTTTACGAGAACTTAGTTATCTGGTTAATTTGGCGATTCGTACTCACCGAGGGGTTGTCATTCTGGTAGAGGATGTTCCCTTGAAAGCACAAGTAGCGGCTAATTTAGCGGCGGAATTTGGTTCCAGAGTACAATTAGAGACTGTAGATGTGTTTAATCCTAGTATTTTGGTCAGTGGTTGGGAATTTTGGCGTAGTTATCAAAATCAATTCTCGCCACCTCATTTATTAATTATAGCGACTCTCCCTTTACCTTCTTTGGAAAATCCTGTGGTAGCGAGTCAAGTAACGTACTATAAACAAAAGCGTCTAGATTGGTTTCGCTGTTATCTTTTACCTACCGCTTTGAGGGAAATGCAAAAGGCGATCGCTCCTGTTCGCGACTCTCAAGGTATGTTAGTAATTCTTGATAATAGGGTTAATTATCGTAGTTATGGTAATGATATTTTACAAGCTCTTGAACCGTGCGATCGAATTAATCGACCCAGTGTTATTGATTTTTGAATAAACGTAAAAAAAAATAACAAGTGTAAATAAAGCTGAAATCCTTACCTGCTCCCTGCTCCCTGCTCCCTGCTCCCTGCTCCCTGCTCCCTGCCTAATCTTTCCGTTTTCCTTCCAACAGCATTTAAACTCTGCTAGAATGTGACTACAAGATGACCACATTTTTTTAGGTAAAATGAAAAGTATAGGCATACGCGAGTTTAGGGACAAAGCTACTCACTACTTAGCCAGCAGCGAAGTCGTAGCGGTAAAACGGCACGGCAAGTTAGTAGGATTCTATATTCCCGTCAAGGAATCAGATGAAGAGGAAGTCCAACGAGCTATCAAGCGACTGTCTGAGACGGTAGAAGCTGCCTTAGCTGAAAGTGGATTGTCTGAAGAGGAACTAGCCCGCGCTTTAGCTCTATCAGTAGGGGAGTGAAGTGCGCTTAGAGAAAGGCTAGGACGACCAACCATGAGACGGACAACCTCCTCATCAGGTATTTGTTCTAGGGCTGCTTTTATTTCTTTGGCTGTGCCTTGAATAACTCTAGCTTGTCTTGTCATTATTACTCCTCCTTTGATGCAATTATATCATCTGTAACTTCTCTTTTTATAACTCTATACCCATATAACTAATGTTTTGGGTTGCTACAATTAGGTGACCCTATTTTCAAGTACTCAAAATTACTGGATTTTCAACAAGAATCTGATTTAATCAGTTGGTTGTCTAGTGTATGAAAAAGATTGTAACAATATCAACTTTTTCAAGTGAAAGATACTACAATGGGAAAGTTGACTCAAAGTAATCAAGAAAATTATGGCCACAGTAAATTTAACAGTAAATACAACCACTGATCAGTTTGACGGTAGTGGTAGTAATGGTTTGTCTCTTAGAGAAGCGATCGCTAGCGCTAACGCTAGTCCTAACGATGACTATATTATTACCTTGAGCGCAGGCTCAATATACAGACTGACTCTAGATGCTACCAATGGAGATGAAAGCGGTAGCGATTTAGATATTTTTAATGGCGCTAACGTTTCGATTAGAACTGATGGAAGTCTACCCGCGACTATTGACGCTGGTGGATTGTTAGATAGAGATCGCGTTTTTTATGTAAGTCCAAATAGTACTCTCAATATAGACAATGCGATTATTACTAGGGGAAGTGAAGGGGGTGATGGTGGAGGAATATACATCGATGTCGCTAGTGTCACTCTCACTAATGTTATCCTGAGTGAAAATTTTGCCAGTGACGATGGTGGTGCTATTTACAACAATAGTGGAAACTTAGAAATCATTAATAGTAGCCTGAGAAATAACAGTGCACAAGATGTGGGTGGTGCTATTGATAATAGGAGTGGAAATGCAGTTATTATCAACAGCAGTTTGGAAAATAATAGTGCCAGTAACGTAGGTGGTGCTATCTACTCTAGTGGAAACTTAAGAATTACTAGCAGTGCGATTGTCAATAATTTTGCAAATAGACTTGGCGGTGGTATCTATCAGGATTTTAGTAGTTCCAATATTATCAATACTACTATCAGTGGTAACCGAGCTAATAGTAGTGGCGGTGGTATTTATCATGCCAATGGAATTTTAAATCTGAACAATGTCACTGTTGCCGACAATATAGCCGATGTGGATAATCAGGGTGAAGGTGCAGGTGGTGGTATTTACAAGAATTCCGGTACAGTTGACTTAACTAACACTATCGTCGCTCAAAACTTTGACACTCCCAATAACTCAGGTCCCAATAGTACCTCTCCCGACGTATTCGGTAATTTCTTCGGCAATAGAAACAATCTAATCGGTAACACCGAAGGATCTTCTGGTTTCGACGGTACAGATTTAGTTAACCTTAACCCTCTACTCGGTGCTTTAAGCAACAACGGTGGCTCTACCCGCACTCACGCTCTGTTGAATGGTAGCCGAGCGATTGACGCAGGTAACACTAATATAGTAGCTGAAGATACAGCAGATCTCGATGGCGATAACAACAGAATTGAGCGCATTCCCTTTGACCAACGGGGTATAGGATTCGAGCGCGTCGTCGGTTCAATCGTAGATATAGGCGCTTATGAGGTTCA
This region includes:
- a CDS encoding helicase C-terminal domain-containing protein, with product MLLEVEVHTSLRAYLREHSEMNWPHYLTMARLIARTLRLGRSTLIQTGTEVKRYSISYLIPALLSREAVLLVLPEAWQQQYLEREIPQLQKWLKTDKTVIKGDKWFNYAGFSGLIVTSPQLWLSDRLHNQGLFPSSVPTLIDQGGDLETWARQQLTFNLTPQDWWQQQQRSPSQQGAIATLRMDITQKLYQNPVNPYNCYALDQMIQEQLQAICANLEADASLSPAFACFWHQWQQPEQILWASLDRSTGKFQLYLAPNSVAESLSRVWLQQPIVIMDRFLDKEVDASLYRAALGLESLLCLHFRPDRQSQSIQLYSPDRFPFPNTPQFQPALLRELSYLVNLAIRTHRGVVILVEDVPLKAQVAANLAAEFGSRVQLETVDVFNPSILVSGWEFWRSYQNQFSPPHLLIIATLPLPSLENPVVASQVTYYKQKRLDWFRCYLLPTALREMQKAIAPVRDSQGMLVILDNRVNYRSYGNDILQALEPCDRINRPSVIDF
- the psb28 gene encoding photosystem II reaction center protein Psb28, with the protein product MAHIQFTQGIIEETIPNVRLTRSANGQSGTATFYFDLPKALDSDNTEEITGMYLVDEEGEIITREVKGKFVNGKAQALEAIYVMKTPEQWERFMRFMARYAEESGLEFTKS
- a CDS encoding glycosyltransferase family 2 protein, translated to MMKVELSIVIPMYNEELNLDSLFERLLRVISQLDSTYEIICINDGSKDNTLERLVQYHHQYPEIKIINLSRNFGKEIALSAGIDYATGDAVIPIDADLQDPPELIGLLLDKWREGYDVVYATRSSRQGETWLKRFTAKGFYQTLSKLSFISIPSNTGDFRLLDRRVVEALKKMPERTRFMKGLFAWVGFKQTAIFFERHPRNGGKTTWNYWRLWNLAIEGITSFSSVPLKIWSYLGLLISCFSFIYASFLIIRTLILGIDVPGYASIIVAILFLGGIQLISLGIIGEYLSRVYEEVKQRPLYLVRDYYGLTPPFSRDRGE
- a CDS encoding choice-of-anchor Q domain-containing protein, translated to MATVNLTVNTTTDQFDGSGSNGLSLREAIASANASPNDDYIITLSAGSIYRLTLDATNGDESGSDLDIFNGANVSIRTDGSLPATIDAGGLLDRDRVFYVSPNSTLNIDNAIITRGSEGGDGGGIYIDVASVTLTNVILSENFASDDGGAIYNNSGNLEIINSSLRNNSAQDVGGAIDNRSGNAVIINSSLENNSASNVGGAIYSSGNLRITSSAIVNNFANRLGGGIYQDFSSSNIINTTISGNRANSSGGGIYHANGILNLNNVTVADNIADVDNQGEGAGGGIYKNSGTVDLTNTIVAQNFDTPNNSGPNSTSPDVFGNFFGNRNNLIGNTEGSSGFDGTDLVNLNPLLGALSNNGGSTRTHALLNGSRAIDAGNTNIVAEDTADLDGDNNRIERIPFDQRGIGFERVVGSIVDIGAYEVQSTTSPLVFVTVSPSSVTEDGSANLVYTFTRTGNIGAPLNNVNIRVGGSATFNNDYTQNGANSFNTTAGTISFGANQATKTLTIDPTRDTTVEPNETVAITVSSGTGYTVSSPSTATGTISDDDLANVSVTVSPSSVTENGSTNLVYTFRRTGVISNPLNNVRYNVGGTGTFNNDYNQSGAASFSGSTGSINFAANQATKTVTIDPIGDTTVESNETVVLTLVNGTGYVSTSPTSAIGTISNDDASVSVTLSPTSVREDGTANLVYTFRRTGNISSPLNNVRFNVSATATLNNDYIQSGAASFNSSIGSINFGANQSSKTVTINPTADTRVEPNETIRLALVNGTGYTISGSTSATGTIINDDASNNSLMSIIEDLTESIPNLSPSLGFSADLTSRSVTTDLSADLIALGNPEVGAIF